From a single Novipirellula caenicola genomic region:
- a CDS encoding CsbD family protein, with the protein MPNREQLRGHWNEVKGRLKEHWAQLTEDDLRRAEGSADRLVGVVQQKTGATRSEIERFLDSLFNSGMRDQATETVQQYSDAAQKMAAEASQFARDQAQRLASQSSDYSARVVERARTRPGETLAIAFGLGLAAGAFLFLGRKK; encoded by the coding sequence ATGCCAAATCGAGAGCAACTAAGAGGTCACTGGAACGAAGTGAAGGGGCGTCTGAAAGAGCATTGGGCGCAGCTCACCGAAGACGATTTGCGTCGCGCCGAAGGTTCGGCGGATCGATTGGTGGGAGTGGTGCAGCAAAAGACCGGTGCGACTCGCAGCGAGATCGAACGGTTTCTCGACAGCTTGTTCAATAGCGGGATGCGGGATCAAGCGACCGAAACGGTTCAGCAATACAGCGATGCTGCTCAAAAGATGGCGGCGGAGGCAAGTCAGTTTGCTCGCGATCAGGCACAGCGGTTGGCATCGCAATCGAGCGACTATTCAGCACGCGTGGTCGAGCGGGCTCGCACACGACCGGGCGAAACGTTGGCCATCGCCTTCGGTCTGGGACTTGCAGCGGGTGCGTTCCTGTTCTTGGGACGGAAGAAATAG
- a CDS encoding mechanosensitive ion channel family protein — translation MSVLCASGAFAQDAPSSDTKDTSEPPPTIEVENVVEDSAIASRLSRIFESSGWYRDLDIQSDNGIVTIAGVADTEEHREWAGSTARRTQDVIAVINKMEVDSAVEFTSSKQVITESLNELWRDLLVRSPLLIAAAIVLVATSLLAKFVGWSIVRILDNRKLRTSLKDLVYQLVSIAVWIVGILTATVVAFPGMTPSKALTVLGLGSVAVGFAFKDIFENFFAGILILWRYPFDRGDFITCEDVTGRVEKITIRNTLIRRLDGELAVVPNANLFKSTVDVLTNQPQRRVRIICGVAYDENVDQSREVIRKAVQGCESVQGVRTVEIFAQEFASSSVNFEVAWWTGSKPLEIRRSRDEVIAAIKRELDDAKIEIPFPYRTLVFKDAEDRNGLVDRRSVESASDQPQQEQF, via the coding sequence ATGTCAGTTCTTTGTGCGTCGGGGGCGTTCGCTCAAGATGCACCGTCCTCGGACACCAAAGACACAAGCGAACCACCGCCAACGATCGAAGTGGAAAATGTCGTCGAAGATTCGGCGATTGCATCGCGGCTGAGTCGGATTTTTGAATCATCCGGATGGTATCGTGATTTGGACATTCAGTCCGATAACGGCATTGTCACCATTGCGGGCGTGGCGGACACCGAAGAACATCGCGAGTGGGCGGGCAGTACGGCAAGGCGAACTCAGGACGTGATCGCCGTGATCAACAAAATGGAAGTCGATAGTGCGGTCGAGTTCACATCGAGCAAGCAGGTCATCACGGAAAGTTTGAATGAATTGTGGCGTGATCTGTTGGTGCGATCGCCGTTGTTGATTGCCGCTGCAATCGTGTTGGTCGCGACGTCGCTGCTGGCGAAATTCGTGGGTTGGTCGATCGTTCGTATCCTCGACAACCGAAAACTGCGGACCAGTTTGAAGGATCTGGTTTACCAATTGGTCTCGATCGCGGTATGGATTGTCGGCATCTTGACGGCTACCGTGGTCGCGTTTCCAGGGATGACGCCCTCCAAGGCGTTAACGGTACTTGGGTTAGGATCGGTGGCGGTCGGATTTGCGTTTAAAGACATTTTTGAAAACTTCTTCGCTGGCATCTTGATCCTGTGGCGTTACCCGTTTGATCGTGGTGACTTTATTACTTGCGAAGACGTCACCGGTCGAGTCGAGAAGATCACCATTCGCAACACGTTGATTCGTCGGCTGGACGGTGAATTGGCGGTCGTTCCCAATGCGAATCTGTTCAAAAGCACGGTGGACGTGTTGACGAACCAACCGCAGCGACGCGTTCGTATCATTTGTGGTGTGGCCTATGACGAGAACGTGGATCAGTCCCGCGAAGTGATTCGCAAGGCGGTGCAAGGGTGTGAATCGGTCCAGGGGGTGCGTACCGTCGAAATCTTTGCCCAGGAATTTGCCAGCTCGAGTGTGAACTTTGAAGTCGCATGGTGGACCGGATCCAAACCGTTGGAGATTCGGCGAAGTCGAGACGAGGTCATCGCCGCGATCAAACGTGAACTCGATGATGCAAAAATCGAAATTCCGTTCCCTTATCGCACCTTGGTCTTTAAAGATGCAGAGGATCGAAATGGGCTTGTTGACCGCCGTTCGGTCGAGTCGGCTTCGGATCAACCCCAGCAAGAGCAGTTCTGA